The bacterium genome contains the following window.
GCGGCGCTGACACCGTCCTGGTCATCGGCGGCGGCGGGCCATGCCGCTTCGGCTACTACGGCATCATACAGGAACAGATTCTGCGAAACATGGGCTACGACGTGACTTTCTACTACTTCTCCCAAGACACCAAAGAGGATTTCGTGGAGATGTTCCGCCACATCTCCAACGGCAAATCACTCCTGACCATCTGGCGGGCGTTCAAGTTCGGCCTGCGCAAATTATCGGCCATCGAGCACGTCGAGGAGCTGACCCGGCGGGCGAGCCCGATCTGCAAAAACCCCCGGGAGGCCGAAAAGCTGCAGGACAATTATCTACAGGAGGTGGACGACGCCGGTGGATACTTGAAGCTGCGCGCGATAGAGCGGCGTGCCAGGCGCGAATTCGCCGCCCTGCCCCGGCGCGACGTCACCGAGGGCGATCTCCTGCGCGTGGGCGTGGTGGGCGAGCTCTACGTCGTCCTCGAGCGATTCGTCAACTTCGATCTGGAAAAGAAGCTGGGGCGCATGGGGGTGCTGGTCACCCGTCCGGTCTCCCTCTCGGCCTGGCTGCACCACAAGATGACCGTGGGCGGGACGCGGGAAGAGAACACCCGCGAGGTAGCCAAAGCCTACGCCGGCGAGTACCTGGCCTACGACGCCGGCGGCGAGTCCCTGGTCACCGTGGGGCAGACGGTCCGTCTGGCCGGTGAAGGCTACGACGGCATCGTCCACCTCATGCCCTTCACCTGCATGCCCGAGATCGTGGCCCAGAACATCCTTACTAGGGTCTCGGAGGATCTGAAAATCCCGGTCCTGACGCTTATAATTGATGAGCACACCGCCGAGACGGGGATTTTGACCCGCCTGGAAGCCTTCGTGGATCTGATGGCCCGCAAACGCTCTTTGCCGATTCCGACGAACTAAGCGGGGTAGCACCTTGGGCGAACAACTGTTCATGGGCGTGGACGTCGGCTCGGTCAGCACGAACCTGGCCGTCATAGACCCGGCGAGCCGGGTGGTGGAGAAGCTGTACCTGCGCACCATGGGGCGGCCCATCGAGACGGTGCAGCGCGGCCTCGCGGAGATGAGGGGCCTTCTGGGCGACCGGACCGGCGACATCGCAGGGGTGGGGACCACGGGGTCGGCGCGTCAACTCACCGCGGTCCTCGTCGGCGCAGATTCGGTCAAGAACGAGATAACGGCCCACGCCATCGCGGCGTCGCTGGTCATACCCGGCGTGCGTACCGTCTTCGAGATCGGCGGCCAGGATTCGAAGATCATCATCCTGCGCGACGGCATCGTGGTGGATTTCGCCATGAACACGGTCTGCGCCGCCGGCACAGGCTCCTTCCTGGATCAGCAGTCCTCCAGGCTCTCCATCCCCATCGAGGATTTCGGCGGCTATGCGCTGAAATCCGCCTCCCCGGTGAGAATCGCCGGCCGCTGCACCGTCTTTGCCGAATCGGACATGATTCACAAGCAGCAGATCGGCCACACGACCGAGGACATCATCGCCGGTCTCTGCGAGGCGCTGGTGCGCAACTACCTCAACAACATCGCCCGTGGCAAGGACATAAAGCCGCCCGTGGTTTTTCAGGGCGGGGTGGCGGCAAACCGCGGCATCAAGAGCGCCTTCGAGAAGCAGCTTGGCTATGAGATAATCGTACCGCCTTACCACGACCTCATGGGAGCCATCGGCGCCGCCCAACTGGCCCTGGAACGCGTAGCGGTCACAGGCTCCACCCGGTTCAAGGGTTTCCAGGCGGCTGAGTTCGAATACAAGACCCTCGGCTTCGAGTGCGGCAACTGCCCCAACGTGTGCGAGGTGGTTGAGATACTCCAGAACGGGGTCGTCATCAGCCGCTGGGGGGACAAATGCGGCCGGTACCAGGACCTCACCGTGGGACGTAATTCATAACTTGCATCGCAGTAACTTTTTATGGATAATAAAACCGCTGGCCCTTGCGGTAAGGAGTAGGGGGATGACAAAAGCGGATCTCGCTCAACGGATCGCGAAAAAAACCTTATTGACGCTCAAACAGACGACGGAATTGATAAATGCGATCCTGGAGATGATTACCGTTTCTCTGACGAAAAGCGGAGACGACGAAACGCTTTCCCGTCAGCGCATCGAAATCCGGGGCTTCGGGACGTTTCGCCTGCGCAAGAAACGGGCCCGCCTGGCCCGCAACCCCCGTACCGGCGAGATGATTCGCGTTGGAGACAAGTGGGTCCCCCACTTCAAGCCCTCCAAGCAATTGAAGTCCATCTTACCCGGTTAGTAAAAACGCCTGTATAAATCATTCGTGTTTATGCTATAGTCGGCCCCTCGCACGCCTGATGGGCCCTTAACTTCAACGGATGAATCAAAGGGGTGAGATTTGGGTTCTGGTAAGAAACGCAAACGGCAGAAGATAGCCACGCATAAAAGGAAGAAGAAACGTCGC
Protein-coding sequences here:
- a CDS encoding acyl-CoA dehydratase activase, with the translated sequence MGVDVGSVSTNLAVIDPASRVVEKLYLRTMGRPIETVQRGLAEMRGLLGDRTGDIAGVGTTGSARQLTAVLVGADSVKNEITAHAIAASLVIPGVRTVFEIGGQDSKIIILRDGIVVDFAMNTVCAAGTGSFLDQQSSRLSIPIEDFGGYALKSASPVRIAGRCTVFAESDMIHKQQIGHTTEDIIAGLCEALVRNYLNNIARGKDIKPPVVFQGGVAANRGIKSAFEKQLGYEIIVPPYHDLMGAIGAAQLALERVAVTGSTRFKGFQAAEFEYKTLGFECGNCPNVCEVVEILQNGVVISRWGDKCGRYQDLTVGRNS
- a CDS encoding integration host factor subunit beta; the protein is MTKADLAQRIAKKTLLTLKQTTELINAILEMITVSLTKSGDDETLSRQRIEIRGFGTFRLRKKRARLARNPRTGEMIRVGDKWVPHFKPSKQLKSILPG
- a CDS encoding CoA protein activase, with translation PHMGNMYIALRVLLEALGREYVVPPRPSKRTLELGVRNSPETACLPLKINLGDFIEALDRGADTVLVIGGGGPCRFGYYGIIQEQILRNMGYDVTFYYFSQDTKEDFVEMFRHISNGKSLLTIWRAFKFGLRKLSAIEHVEELTRRASPICKNPREAEKLQDNYLQEVDDAGGYLKLRAIERRARREFAALPRRDVTEGDLLRVGVVGELYVVLERFVNFDLEKKLGRMGVLVTRPVSLSAWLHHKMTVGGTREENTREVAKAYAGEYLAYDAGGESLVTVGQTVRLAGEGYDGIVHLMPFTCMPEIVAQNILTRVSEDLKIPVLTLIIDEHTAETGILTRLEAFVDLMARKRSLPIPTN